The proteins below come from a single Malus domestica chromosome 03, GDT2T_hap1 genomic window:
- the LOC103427296 gene encoding uncharacterized protein isoform X2 codes for MSQSDQGNTPDGSSSIPMKRKRGRPRKYPKLDLEENAHVTNTPNLNMGENAGNGVPSAPPGFLGRNGYQPHRRAPTNGAADVMVGTVVSGVIDATFDGGYLLSVRVGNSPTTLRGVIFKPGRYVPVSAENDVAPDVQMIRRNVIPNPAEISHFHGSSPRSRDAIRSVNHVTSKRKHMVPVAPQTANPLLSRGNLLPVILQPRNLSEGVPLTGLPNSVAPGAPPTNGSIRTNRVPLTNEVANQSSDLTTSIVKQVPSVPPSNGSISTNQIPTVGNQSLVFEGGQNENGTCNQPSTEMLKAEAKSTRLPNIPFEKLVTEVVKRIDTPSQAPAHAPLHSTEIDIEGSKSTGSELEDDMNQPLVIEPLQAIQPKDHSVPHSNPPEDNRNGKMSELLQESMRESESTTASRVKSDEPSQTALGGEESDRSRKPSEA; via the exons ATGAGCCAATCGGATCAAGGGAACACCCCTGATGGCTCGTCAAGTATCCCCATGAAGCGAAAACGTGGCCGTCCACGGAAATATCCCAAACTAGATCTGGAAGAGAATGCTCATGTGACAAACACTCCAAATCTGAATATGGGGGAAAATGCTGGTAATGGTGTTCCTTCTGCTCCTCCTGGGTTTTTAGGGAGGAATGGATACCAGCCCCATCGTCGAGCTCCCACTAATGGTGCAGCTGATGTCATGGTCGGAACAGTAGTTTCTGGTGTCATTGATGCAACATTTGATGGAGGATATCTACTTAGTGTTAGGGTTGGCAACTCTCCCACCACTTTGAGGGGTGTCATCTTCAAGCCTGGACGTTACGTTCCTGTTTCAGCGGAGAATGATGTGGCCCCAGATGTTCAAATGATAAGGCGAAATGTGATTCCAAATCCAGCTGAGATCTCTCATTTCCATGGTTCGAGCCCTCGTTCTAGAGACGCCATTCGATCTGTTAATCATGTAACATCAAAACGCAAACATATGGTTCCAGTGGCACCCCAAACTGCTAACCCACTACTGTCCAGAGGCAACTTGTTGCCTGTTATACTGCAACCTCGAAATTTATCTGAAGGGGTACCACTCACTGGTTTACCAAATTCTGTTGCTCCAGGTGCTCCTCCGACTAATGGGTCCATACGCACCAACCGGGTGCCACTCACCAATGAAGTTGCAAACCAATCTTCAGATCTGACAACTTCAATAGTTAAGCAGGTTCCTTCGGTTCCTCCATCAAATGGGTCGATATCTACCAACCAGATTCCGACAGTTGGAAATCAATCGTTGGTCTTCGAAGGTGGACAAAATGAGAATGGTACTTGTAATCAACCATCGACAGAGATGCTGAAGGCAGAAGCCAAATCAACGAGACTCCCAAATATACCTTTTGAAAAACTGGTTACCGAGGTAGTTAAGAGGATTGATACACCCTCACAAGCCCCCGCACATGCCCCCTTACATTCAACTGAGATAGACATTGAGGGTAGCAAGTCAACTGGCAGTGAGCTGGAGGACGATATGAATCAGCCTCTAGTAATTGAACCTCTGCAAGCCATACAGCCTAAAGACCACTCTGTGCCACATTCAAATCCCCCGGAGGACAACAGAAATGGAAAAATGTCTGAGCTGTTGCAG GAAAGCATGAGGGAAAGTGAGTCAACCACAGCTTCGAGAGTGAAGTCGGATGAACCAAGCCAAACTGCGCTCGGAGGTGAAGAATCCGATCGTTCAAGAAAACCTTCCGAGGCATGA
- the LOC103427296 gene encoding protein METABOLIC NETWORK MODULATOR 1-like isoform X1, translating into MSQSDQGNTPDGSSSIPMKRKRGRPRKYPKLDLEENAHVTNTPNLNMGENAGNGVPSAPPGFLGRNGYQPHRRAPTNGAADVMVGTVVSGVIDATFDGGYLLSVRVGNSPTTLRGVIFKPGRYVPVSAENDVAPDVQMIRRNVIPNPAEISHFHGSSPRSRDAIRSVNHVTSKRKHMVPVAPQTANPLLSRGNLLPVILQPRNLSEGVPLTGLPNSVAPGAPPTNGSIRTNRVPLTNEVANQSSDLTTSIVKQVPSVPPSNGSISTNQIPTVGNQSLVFEGGQNENGTCNQPSTEMLKAEAKSTRLPNIPFEKLVTEVVKRIDTPSQAPAHAPLHSTEIDIEGSKSTGSELEDDMNQPLVIEPLQAIQPKDHSVPHSNPPEDNRNGKMSELLQVLQESMRESESTTASRVKSDEPSQTALGGEESDRSRKPSEA; encoded by the exons ATGAGCCAATCGGATCAAGGGAACACCCCTGATGGCTCGTCAAGTATCCCCATGAAGCGAAAACGTGGCCGTCCACGGAAATATCCCAAACTAGATCTGGAAGAGAATGCTCATGTGACAAACACTCCAAATCTGAATATGGGGGAAAATGCTGGTAATGGTGTTCCTTCTGCTCCTCCTGGGTTTTTAGGGAGGAATGGATACCAGCCCCATCGTCGAGCTCCCACTAATGGTGCAGCTGATGTCATGGTCGGAACAGTAGTTTCTGGTGTCATTGATGCAACATTTGATGGAGGATATCTACTTAGTGTTAGGGTTGGCAACTCTCCCACCACTTTGAGGGGTGTCATCTTCAAGCCTGGACGTTACGTTCCTGTTTCAGCGGAGAATGATGTGGCCCCAGATGTTCAAATGATAAGGCGAAATGTGATTCCAAATCCAGCTGAGATCTCTCATTTCCATGGTTCGAGCCCTCGTTCTAGAGACGCCATTCGATCTGTTAATCATGTAACATCAAAACGCAAACATATGGTTCCAGTGGCACCCCAAACTGCTAACCCACTACTGTCCAGAGGCAACTTGTTGCCTGTTATACTGCAACCTCGAAATTTATCTGAAGGGGTACCACTCACTGGTTTACCAAATTCTGTTGCTCCAGGTGCTCCTCCGACTAATGGGTCCATACGCACCAACCGGGTGCCACTCACCAATGAAGTTGCAAACCAATCTTCAGATCTGACAACTTCAATAGTTAAGCAGGTTCCTTCGGTTCCTCCATCAAATGGGTCGATATCTACCAACCAGATTCCGACAGTTGGAAATCAATCGTTGGTCTTCGAAGGTGGACAAAATGAGAATGGTACTTGTAATCAACCATCGACAGAGATGCTGAAGGCAGAAGCCAAATCAACGAGACTCCCAAATATACCTTTTGAAAAACTGGTTACCGAGGTAGTTAAGAGGATTGATACACCCTCACAAGCCCCCGCACATGCCCCCTTACATTCAACTGAGATAGACATTGAGGGTAGCAAGTCAACTGGCAGTGAGCTGGAGGACGATATGAATCAGCCTCTAGTAATTGAACCTCTGCAAGCCATACAGCCTAAAGACCACTCTGTGCCACATTCAAATCCCCCGGAGGACAACAGAAATGGAAAAATGTCTGAGCTGTTGCAG GTTTTGCAGGAAAGCATGAGGGAAAGTGAGTCAACCACAGCTTCGAGAGTGAAGTCGGATGAACCAAGCCAAACTGCGCTCGGAGGTGAAGAATCCGATCGTTCAAGAAAACCTTCCGAGGCATGA